The region GTTGGTGCATTAAAACTCTTGACGCGTGGATTGGCTCGAGTGAAAAAGTTTCAGGACAAAACGATGCGATTGAATATCCGTCAGTTCGCCCTGGATGTCGAGTCGAATATCCACTCCATAGAGACTTCTCAAGTGGATACATTTCCACCCATAACTATCCCCATAATTGAGGTTTTACAGGATTGACAAGTTGTTGAAACCCCGGCAAGCATTTATTATCCTTTGCATGGGGCGCCGGGCGGCTGAGTTATCCTAAGATAGTCAGGTCGCAAACCTGTACATTTGCATGACGCCCAAGATCACAGGGAAATCCTTACCAGACCGTGAAAGCCAACCACAACATCTTGGTAGTTGACGACGAACCAGCACACACCATGCTGATTTCAGAGCTATTGAGGCGGGCTGGCTACACTGTAGCGTCGGCTAATGACCCTTTCAAAGCTCTGGCAGCCTGCAAAGTGCGGACCCCCGATGTGGTCATTCTCGATCTGCACATGCCGCTTATGGGCGGAATGGATGTTTTCGATAGATTGCGTGCAGAGCAAAAGACAAGCAATATTCCAATTATCTTTCTTGGCAATCGTGAACAGCCGGTGCCGACCTTTAAGGTGGACGAGCCCAACAGCGAAGACATCCTGTTCAAACCTTTTGCTCCAAATGAGTTGCTTTCACGCGTGCGCTCTCTTTTGAAGGTGAAAGCACTGCGCGATGAGTTGAAGAAAAAAGAAGAGCAGATAAGCGAACTGACCTTAACCGATCCCCTCACCTCACTGAAGTCGCCCCGTTACCTGGATGAGTTTCTCAAGACCAGCTTGAAGCAGTCGCGCCGCTACAATGTGCCAATAAGCGTCGTGGTTCTGGAGGTCGACCAACATAAGGAACTTATCCGCGCCGTTGGACAGTCAGGTGCAGAAAAGGTAGTGACTCAACTGGCGCAGATTGTCGACTCTCAAATGCGCGATTCGGACATTGTCGTACGCACAGGCGAATTCGAACTTACTGTTGTGCTTACAGCCACAGATGTCAACGGGGCAATCGAGGTTTCAGAGCGCTTACGCACCGACGTAGCACAGAAGCCGTTTACAGCTGACGAAATAGAGTTCTCAATCACTGTCAGCCTCGGTATCTGCCAGTTCAACAACAACATGGACGACGAAGGCAAAGTCTTGCTCTCCCATGCTCGAGCCGCGGTCTCACACGGACACATGAACGGCGGCAACATCAGCCTGAAAGCAGAATAGCCATTCACGACGAGCCAAGTCTCGTGGGGTATAAGAAAGTTACCCGAGAGAAGATTCAGCTTGGCAGACACAGATCTCACAATTCCCCTCAAACATCCACAGCTCAGGACCTTAAACAGCCTGGCGGCATCGGTGGACAGGGTCTACTTCGGCGTGACGGCATTGGTCGGCCTGGCCGTCATCTACTTCCTTGCCGCGCCGTGGGGTCCTGCATACGCAGTCGCCAATCCTTCCATAGGGATGACAGCATTCTTCCTGCTGCTTGGCTGTCTTATAGCCGGAGCCATAGTCAAACTGGTCAAAGCCACTTGCTCGGATGATTTACTGATCAACCGGGATGGACTGTATCTGCCTATCATGGTTGCCTTTCTCAACAAAGCGAAAGTCTGGCAGAGTTGGATCGGCGTAACAATGGCAACCATCACCAGAGGTGAGGGCGATAACCGCAGCCTTCTTTTGCAAACCAAGTCAGGAGCTTCCATCGACATCCCGCTTGCAGGCATGGAACCGCAGGCAATCGAGCAGTTATTGCTCTCCATCGAACTGTGGGGAAGCGGCTGCACGCGCGACCAGTCAGTCTTTGACTACCAGGCCGAGTTGCACAATCAAAGCAAAGGGCTGAGCCAGCTCAGTTACACCGACATGTGGAATGAAGAACTGGGGCGCCGTTTTTCATCAACGACTTTTGTACCACTCGAACCGGAAAGCAAATTACAGAACGGACGACTGAAAGTATTACGACAACTGGCTTTTGGCGGTCTTTCTGCCATCTATTTAGTGCAAGACGGACAGAAAGAGATGTGCGTTCTCAAAGAAGCCGTTGTGCCTGAATCTATGGAAGTTTCCAACCGCGAAGCAGCTGAGAAATCGTTGCGCAGAGAAGCTACGATTCTTTCCCAACTGAGACACCCACACATCATCTCGGTGCTGGACAATTTCAACGAAGCGGGGCACCACTACTTACTCTTACAACACGTAGTCGGGCAAGATCTTCGTCAACTGGTGCGTCAAAACGGTCCGCAACCAGAAGCAAAAGTCCTCGATTGGGCCGTGCAAATTCTGTCGGCGCTCGAATATCTGCACACTTACGAGCCGCCCATCATCCACCGAGACCTGACGCCTGAGAACATTGTCTTGCGCAATGACGGCACAATCGTAATCATCGATTTTGGTGCTTCCAACCAGTTCCTTGGCACCATGACCGGTACCATTATCGGCAAACAGGCATACATGGCACCTGAGCAATTGCAAGGAAAAGCGACGACACAGAGTGATATTTATGCATTTGGAGGCACATTGCATTTCCTCCTCACAGGAAAAGACCCCATCCCCTTGAGCGAGTCACATCCCGCACAACAGGTAGCAGTGTCAAACGAACTGGACGCGCTGGTCGGAAGATGCACCGCACTGGATCTTGAAACTCGATACCGGTCCGCCGTGAAAATCAAAACCGACCTGGTAGAACTTTATTCACAACATACAATCGGCAAACTATTTAGCGACACCTGAATCTATGGAAAATTCGAAGAACAAACCGCATCTAGAGCGGCAACAAACCGATATCGAATTGAAAGTCGCAGCTGACGATCAAGACAAATCAGACTCGAACAACCAGGAAAACACGCCCGCAGAAACCAATCCAACAACCGCAGAAACTGACCAGACAACCGCAGAAACCGATCAGACAACCGCAGGCCCTGACCCTACAAAGGCAGAAACCGAACAGGCAGCCAGCTCTAGTCAATCGACGACATTACCGAGCGAGAATACATCTGATTCACGAGATCTGCGAGTAACCGTTCTGGCAGAGCGCAAAGCCAGGGAGCAAGCTTTTTTAGCAGAGTACAAACAAAAGCAAATGCGCACCCGCGTCAAGTTCGGCATCTTCACCTCGATATTTCTGGGAATATTTGGCACCAGCATTTACTACGTTTGCAGCCAGAATGCCAAGGCCGCTGCGGCGCTGGCACAGTTTCAACCGATTCCGATTTTCGCCTGTCTTGGAGAACGAGACATGGCTTACTTCACAATGAGCGGGTTCACGAGCAACACAGGCAGCACTAAGGCAGATCCAAAACTGATCGAAGAGCGCATCAAAATCTTGAACCGCTCAATAACACAAGAAGAGCAGGCGGGACGCTCAGCCATCTTCACGAGATTAGGGGCAGAGCAAATGCTGGTGCGCCAGGGGCAGCGCGACGCCGGCTTCAAATTCGCCGACCCGCTCATCGCAGCCCATCCTGAACTACCCAGCAACTGGCTCTGGAGAGCGAAAGTCGATTTCGATCATCTGGATTTTGCAAATGCAGTCAAAGATTACGACCAGGCGTTAAAGCTTATCGAGAGCGCTCCTTCAAACGTAGGCGAGTCATTCCATGAGGAATTTATCAAAGCCATCTGGGCGGCTATCGATGCAGGAGAATTCGACAGCGCCAGACGATTCCTCGCACTGACGGAGAAACATGGGTTAGACGACTACGACGTCAAAGGTCTTAGAAGTCAGATTCTTCTGTCGCAATCAGAAGCGCTGGCTGTGCCTGAATTGCGCAAGACGGACCTCTGGAATAACGAGATTGCCAACTACAATCTTCAGCTTCTAGACGAGGCATACAATACGGCTTCAGAAATGGATTTCACCACATCTTATGAAGCGTCCACGATTGTCACCGACATCAGTAAACGTGATCTGCTCTTCGAAACCAATTTACGCGCCGGTCAGCACCGCAAAGCCATTGAGACCAATGCAGAATCGTTGATGAAAACCTATCAAATACGGCGCGCCGCCATGATGCTGCTCTGGCAAGGTGAGCCGCAACGAGCTTTAGATGCGCTTGCACCACTGAGAAAACGAAGCGCATACAGCGGCAAAAACCTGGAAATACTCGCAGCACAAGCGCTCCTCAAGCTGCATCGCCCAACTGAGGCGCTGCAGATAGCAGAGAAAATGCTCAGCACCTATGACTCACCGGACGGACTTTATACAGGCAAGCTCTACTTGCCGTATCGCACTATCAAGGCGCAAGCACTGCGCGATGCAGGTCAATATCGCCAGGCGATAGCAGAAAGCGACGCCATCATTGCTATCAATCCAAAACTGATAGCACCACGCTTAGTGAAAATCGAATCGCTGAAAAAGCTCGGCGATGCAAGCGCCGCAGCTAATGAGCGAGACCAGACCATAGCCCAACTGAACAGCCTGCTCAAAAACAATAAACAGAACGACTACAAACAGAACAACACGGAAAAACAGAAATAATACAGACAACGACTGAATGAGATGACAGAAAAGCAAACCAAGCTTCAAGATACGACACCAGATGTGGTGCTAAAGGCTTCTGCCGAAGAGACAGAAGCCAAACCCGGTACTGCCAGAGCTGCTTTGACTGTCTCTGCAAGCAAACATTCACCCGACTCGCTTTACGACGAAGATCCCTCCAACATGGTCAGGCAAGCGCGAAAAGTTCGCCCATCGCCAGCCCTGGTCAGCCTGGCTGAAATTTTCGATGTGGGCGTAATCGGAGCCTTCGGAGCTACCGTTGCAGCCCTGTCGGTAGCTATTATTGCCGCACTTCTGCCAGGCACAGACAAAAGCTTCGCCGCTATCGCAGGATGCGCCTTCGCTTCCGGACTGGCCGGTTTCTCGATCTTCATGATTTCGGCGCTGATTCCGATCTTCTATCCGCTCGCAGCACTCGCACTGCAAATCGCCAGCGGCACTTTCGTCGGTACGATTGTTCTCGACGCGATCTGCGCCTGGCTGGGAGCCGATCCTGCCAGTGTTCCGTTAGTAAGCACACTGGGCTCGACGTGGTTGACGATTGTGTTTTCGTTACTTCCAATTTTCGCCTGCCCTCTCTATTTTGCAATTTCACTCAGCTCAAAATGGCAGACGTCTCTAGGATGGTCCATAGT is a window of Candidatus Melainabacteria bacterium DNA encoding:
- a CDS encoding DUF309 domain-containing protein encodes the protein MNEKERMEEFLTGVGQFNRREFFECHETLEHLWTNDRSPERELIQGIIQIAVGYYHYLRSNRVGALKLLTRGLARVKKFQDKTMRLNIRQFALDVESNIHSIETSQVDTFPPITIPIIEVLQD
- a CDS encoding diguanylate cyclase gives rise to the protein MKANHNILVVDDEPAHTMLISELLRRAGYTVASANDPFKALAACKVRTPDVVILDLHMPLMGGMDVFDRLRAEQKTSNIPIIFLGNREQPVPTFKVDEPNSEDILFKPFAPNELLSRVRSLLKVKALRDELKKKEEQISELTLTDPLTSLKSPRYLDEFLKTSLKQSRRYNVPISVVVLEVDQHKELIRAVGQSGAEKVVTQLAQIVDSQMRDSDIVVRTGEFELTVVLTATDVNGAIEVSERLRTDVAQKPFTADEIEFSITVSLGICQFNNNMDDEGKVLLSHARAAVSHGHMNGGNISLKAE
- a CDS encoding serine/threonine protein kinase, which encodes MADTDLTIPLKHPQLRTLNSLAASVDRVYFGVTALVGLAVIYFLAAPWGPAYAVANPSIGMTAFFLLLGCLIAGAIVKLVKATCSDDLLINRDGLYLPIMVAFLNKAKVWQSWIGVTMATITRGEGDNRSLLLQTKSGASIDIPLAGMEPQAIEQLLLSIELWGSGCTRDQSVFDYQAELHNQSKGLSQLSYTDMWNEELGRRFSSTTFVPLEPESKLQNGRLKVLRQLAFGGLSAIYLVQDGQKEMCVLKEAVVPESMEVSNREAAEKSLRREATILSQLRHPHIISVLDNFNEAGHHYLLLQHVVGQDLRQLVRQNGPQPEAKVLDWAVQILSALEYLHTYEPPIIHRDLTPENIVLRNDGTIVIIDFGASNQFLGTMTGTIIGKQAYMAPEQLQGKATTQSDIYAFGGTLHFLLTGKDPIPLSESHPAQQVAVSNELDALVGRCTALDLETRYRSAVKIKTDLVELYSQHTIGKLFSDT